From a single Streptomyces sclerotialus genomic region:
- the ehuB gene encoding ectoine/hydroxyectoine ABC transporter substrate-binding protein EhuB: MAPSMGNTQQNRRSSGGGLRRRTLLAGVAALGAAGAMGATSACSRVSTADTGDGGHLLEQLRAKGTVRLGLAGEQPYGYIGKDGKMTGSAPAIAERIFQRLGVENVQPFATEFGSLITGLNSLQFDVVAAGMYINPGRCEQVIFADPEYQMLDAFIVPKGNPKNLRTYKDIARTGAHMATGVGFAEIGYAKEAGVKRITTLPDQLAGLLAVEQGRVDVFVGTAVTVRNVVKETETTKAEATQEVTPYVNGKPMIDVGAFAFRSPETNLRDAFNRELHKMKKSGELLDVMRPFGFTKDQMTTITAKERCKP; the protein is encoded by the coding sequence ATGGCTCCATCAATGGGGAACACCCAACAGAACAGGCGAAGTTCGGGAGGCGGCCTCCGTCGCCGCACGCTGCTCGCGGGGGTAGCGGCGCTCGGCGCGGCGGGTGCGATGGGCGCGACCAGTGCCTGCAGCCGGGTGTCGACCGCCGACACCGGCGACGGCGGGCATCTGCTGGAACAGCTGCGCGCCAAGGGCACCGTACGGCTGGGCCTGGCGGGCGAGCAGCCGTACGGCTACATCGGCAAGGACGGGAAGATGACCGGCTCCGCGCCGGCCATCGCCGAGCGCATCTTCCAGCGGCTGGGCGTCGAGAACGTCCAGCCGTTCGCCACGGAATTCGGCTCGCTCATCACCGGCCTCAATTCCCTCCAGTTCGATGTCGTGGCAGCCGGTATGTACATCAATCCGGGCCGCTGCGAACAGGTCATTTTCGCGGATCCCGAATACCAGATGCTCGACGCCTTCATCGTGCCGAAGGGGAATCCCAAGAATCTGCGCACCTACAAGGACATAGCCAGGACCGGCGCCCATATGGCGACGGGCGTCGGCTTCGCCGAGATCGGTTACGCCAAGGAGGCCGGGGTCAAGCGCATCACGACCCTGCCCGACCAGCTGGCCGGCCTGCTCGCGGTGGAGCAGGGCCGGGTCGACGTCTTCGTGGGCACCGCGGTCACCGTGCGCAACGTCGTGAAGGAGACCGAGACGACGAAGGCGGAGGCCACCCAGGAAGTCACGCCGTACGTGAACGGGAAGCCGATGATCGACGTCGGCGCCTTCGCCTTCCGCAGCCCCGAGACCAACCTCCGGGACGCGTTCAACCGCGAGCTGCACAAGATGAAGAAGAGCGGCGAACTCCTGGACGTCATGCGGCCTTTCGGCTTCACGAAGGACCAGATGACGACCATCACCGCCAAGGAGAGGTGCAAGCCGTGA